Sequence from the Phalacrocorax carbo chromosome 8, bPhaCar2.1, whole genome shotgun sequence genome:
TTTGGCGGGCCCGGAGCAGTTTGAAAACACGCAGACAATGCGGCCGGCGGGAGGGGCCGCGCCGCCACAGCGCCCCCGCGcccgccaccgccgccccgggccccggcccccgccccgctccctggtcgcgccccgcccgcccccggcccccgccgcgccgcccgaCGGCCCCCCATCCGCCCCGGCCTCGCtcccggccgcggccccggcccgcacCACGTCGATGTTGCTGAAGCCGGTGAGCACCAGGTCCTTGAGGAGCTCGCAGCCGATGCCGCCGGCTCCCACCACCAAGAGCCGCGCCTGGGCCACGGCCTCCGCCAGCTCACTGCGCAAGGGGCCCGACACCGGCACGGACATGACGGCAGGCGGGGAACAacggcgggcggcgggagcggctcCGCGCGGCTCTCCTCAGCCGGGCCGCACTCCGGACAGCGAGCCCGGCCCCGACCAGagcggcggccgcccgcctggCGCGCAGCGCCCCCTGCCAGCGGGGAGGGCCTCGGCCCTCTCCCGCCCACCGCCCAGGAAGAccgcggcggggcggagcggacTCGGGAAAGCCCGCCGGTTCgagccccgctcccgccgccgccgcccgcgcccgcAGGTGAGCCTCGGCCAGGGGACGCCCGGGCCCGCCGGAAAGGCGGCCCTCGCCTGTCTGCTACAGCCGGGTCTCGGCGCACAAACTGCGCGCTCCGTGCGACCCGCCCCAGAAGAGCGGAGAGCCGGCCTAGCACCCGTAGGGCACCGCCCGTGTTTGGAGCGTAACAGAAGCTTTTTGTGTATGTTAGCCTAAGTTAACTGACTCACCTCTAGAAGCTGACGTGGTAAACTACaattcttccttaaaaaaaaaaagttagttttgCAAACATGTTCCATCATTTTAGCCTCccccatcctttttttttttttttcttttaaaccccCACTTCTAGTGCATTATTTATGTTGAGCATTAAACCTCTACAAAGAGTTTTAAGGACACTTACTTAAATTACTCCACTATTAAGTCAATCAAATTACTGCAATTTAGCCAAAACCAACAGGGAACTCCACAGAAAAGCATAGACTGTTCTACACCAGCACAATCAGCCTGTGAGTACCAGACTCGCAACAAGGTGGTGCTGCACCTGCCCCATCATTCTGCACCTGCAAGAATGAGAGCACTAACAAAAGCCTCCACCTTTTCCCCATCCAAAGCAATGTGACCATCAGAGTTCATTTAGCCATGCAAATGTAACTTATCCTTCATCGGAAAAAACACACGGAGAAGCTTCATTGTATGAAGACTGTAGTGGCAGCAAGGCCCTTTCAGCCACTGCCCACTGAATTTCCAATCTGTGGTTAAAACAAAGTTAAACAagatctggttttttttaaatcaagcttATGTCAAGTTCCTCACTGCTAATAGTTTCTAAAACCTGGATCCTGCTCAGCTGATGAATGCTAGCAGTATAACTAACTGCAACAACcaacctttcttttttactttcctcCCCAAATGTTAAGTGCAATTAGAATCATGAAATAATCTCTACATTTAAATTTCCATGCGTAACCAAAGTATGCAAGTTTGCATTCACCACATTTTAAAGGCATGCTAATATATACTTCTATCAGTTCTTCTTGGAAATGAGTATAGGGTCACCAAATGAATCTAATTTTTCACCACACCTGAGGAAAATTCTGTTGCATAATTACACACTTTTACCTGtagtaaaaaaaacaaacccagcagaCCTTCCATTTGTATGaagaaatacaatttatttaaataattgctGATCTGGGTCTTCttgtacaaaaataaattcttcaagAGGGGTTTGGTGATTTGTTGGCCAACAGCTTCTCTCACATGTGTACACTATAGCAGTTCCAAATTCCACTGACAGAtctaaaaacaaagcaataaagGTATGTAAAGTAAAGGTATGAAAAATGACATAATCGGGGGCTGTTGCTTATTGCTATACTTCAGTCTTCGcttattcagaaaatatttttcatactcAGTCTCCTATTTACATAgcattttctaatttgaaagattttaaagCAAGTGAGACAGAATTTTCAGTGACCTTCTATGTGCCTGCAATCTTATCTggcaatatttattattttccaagGTCTCATTTAAGAGGTAATGAAGACAAATTACTCCCAAGGTAATGGAATCATCTATATTGCTGTTGAAGTTCACTAGTGAGCAAATGAAGTCGCAATCATAGAGTCTCCATAAACCAGAGTTACATGTTTTGCTTAGTGAAATCTATAACGAAAACAAGATTGGACTCTGCATAAGACAATCCCTGTAGTTAAGCACATCAGTGTGTGTGGTTAGCAAGAAACAATCCAAATTGCAGTTCACTAAACTTCACCAAGACAGCGACCGTTTCTATTATTCATTTAGCTAAGTCAAAGGTCAGCACCTGAATCGCTCTGGAGCATGCTGACCAACGCTGGCATGAGTTGAAATTCAAATATTCTGTTGCTTCCACAGTTACTGCAGGCTGGAATACCTTTGTTAATGTTGGCTGGAGGACATGTTATGAATAAAGGCTGGCCACCCCAAGAGTATctagaagaggaaaggaaaaaagtaatttaaaaaaaaaaaatctaaatttcaTATGAAAACTTAAATATCAGCAACAGTGTTCAGGATTTTCTGAAACCTCAGAACTTGCttgaagtgaaaaacattgtTATGAACCAGAATTGCTGGCTAAGCTTCAGATGAGTCATTAGACAAAGAATAGACATGGGGATAGGGAAATACTTGAAAGATTAACACTTGGAAAGCCTTAAGGAAAGATTTAAAGGAGACAAATGCTTTGAACTGACACCTCACCTCCAAAATATGCTGTACCCGACTCATTTAATTAAGCAAACTACACTTTCCTGAAAAATTGAATCCTAACCGGTGGTAGTTAAAGATATTCAACACAGGTCTCAAAACCACTGCAGTTGTGCCACAGAAGTGATGTTTTATTCATAAGAGCTGTCACAGCTCCACAGCTAACAGGGAACCAAGACTGAAGATGGTTTCCACTGAATGCCAAGCAGGGGATTCTGTGCTGTGCCGAGAGCTCAGCAGAGATCTGGCAGCCCAGGAGAAATGGGGGTCTAACAGGCATACTCACAATACCCTcgaaggggaaagggagggcTATGTAAAGATTATAACTAGTGACACTCATAGGGATCAGGGGAGGTGATGTTTTAGAAGAATGGAAAATTCAAAGAGTGTAATACTGCAAACTGGCAGATCCAGTGAAAAAAGTTGTCTGAAAATGTGACTGGCACTCAGCGTTAGTGCATTTTTTGTATAATCTTTGATACATAATTAGTGAAAGTTTCTAATGTTTCTTATCTGTGTGACCAGCCCCTCAAACTTTACCTCCTTGTCAATAAGGTGCCAGTTAGTTCCACCTGGTTCTGGAAACTTGATAAACAAAGGTCCTGTCACTACACTGAGACAGCTTGACCAGACAGGCTGCGTTGGACTCTTCTGGAACAAAGAAGTTGAAAACTAACACTTGGTGTGATCCGTGAAAACCATGTGTTTTATCTGCTACTATGAATGATTTGTGATTTGAAATCTCTGTTACAATTTCATTCAGAGTGAACTCCTTTTTGGGGAAAGTAGCTGCTCTGACGTGGAATCTGGTTTCGTTCTAGGAAAAGCAACAGATTGCCAAGAACTGAAGACTGCAGAGTCCCGAGGGGTAATCACAATAAGCTGCAAAACAACTCAGGCTTTAAAATGAGTTATTTCTTACTTCAGTAAGATCTCATAACTGAGACATAAGCAATTACAATAAGATTACTAAATTTCAGAGGAGCAGATAGCCTTGGAAATCTATTACAACAGCATACCACTCTGTATTATACTTCCACCTTAAAACTGGCTCTTGAAAACCTCTACGCTTGGCTTTCTGCGAGTCTCCAAACACAAGTCTGGATCTGTTCTCATCTTATGTTGAAGGTCTTATGTCGAAGACAGTCTCCCATAGCCAGATCTGGGGTCTCTGATCCTGCTTTGCTTCTTATCTACTTACGCTTTGTATAAAAAAGCCCAACCAGGGACTTAAGTCTGGCTACACAGGCATGGTAACAGCCCTcttggcaatatttttttttaattaagaaacaaaaatatagaCCTATTTCCAACGAAAAGGTTTATTTTGATGTACTAATAATCCATGTCTATGCTCTGTATCTCCCCGTTACAACCAGATGATCAACATACCTTAGAATCTGTTCAGGACACACAGATATTCTTTTCATAAATTTATGGAATGTGTGGTCCCTGCTTTTGACTTCACTCTTCtcatatttttcattatcaCCTTCACCTGcaaaactgtaagaaaacaagaaaagaaacaaaatttccaGTAAGGTTTTCAGTACAACACACATGCTTTAAATAAACAATGGTTACTATACATTTACATTAAATTATACTAAGTACACTAAAAAAGAAACGAACATAACCCATGTTCAATTAAGAGACAATTCCTGTTAGGGGTTGCAAGTGAACATTTTGGTTCTAGTTCTTCAGTTTCTGGTAGCTTAGAATTACTAACAGTATTTTAAACTACCACATAAGATTCAAATCCACCAGACACCTgcttattcctttaaaaaaaaaaaaaaaatcactccttTAGCAACTTCTTAGTTTTTCTAGTTCTTAAATTACgatgctgtctttttaaattttgcgTTAAGTATAATTAAaattccatgattctataaCAGTCAGCAAAACAGGAACACCACTACTAAAAAGCATTCTATGCAGATTCCACAACTGACAGTAGctttagttttgaaaaaattCAATGTTGTCCACAATTCAGGAAAAGTCACTGAACATATTAATATAACCAAAAGAAATGGTCTGGCTGTAAGTGCTCACTGTGATCACCTAAGTTAATACTGAAATAATACtgaataatactgaaaatatctTCAATAACTATGttcaaaaactgtttttttcagacaacctttacaaaataaatctttggGAGTCTTACCGTCACCACAGTCTCTAGTCAAAATCCTTATGAAATTAAACTCTTAGAAATGCAATTGGAATATAAGAAAAACTTTAGCcttgtaaagaaaagaaaagccaaatgtCACAATACAAACTCATGCCATTTAGCTAAGATATTGTTTAAACCACATGGCTGGTTTCAGTGATTGACAGTCCACTGCTCTACCTGGAGCCCAAGGACACTCCAACGGCTGGCTCACTCAGAAATAGATGCACCTCTGAATAACTCAAAATTTGACAGGACcttgcattgtgcatcacttgttttgtgtattcttttatcatcattattactattactagtaatattcttttctcttccttcgctgtcctattaaactgtctttatctcaacccacggctttttctttcctttcccccattctctcccccatcccactggctGCAGGGGGGTGTGAATGAGCTCCTGTGTGGTacttagttgccaactggggttaaaccatgacaaggccccagttttaaacaaaaaccaTTCAGATTTAGTGAGAGTCACATTTAGATTATCAGCCACCATACAGGAAACTACGTAATCCCTTCAATTTCAGCATGAAATCCAGACCTGTTCTCACCTTTCTGACATCAACTGTTCCAAATCAACACCTTCTCTCTGCTGATACTCCTTCAATAGCTTATCTGCATGATCTGTATCAAGAAAACCAGTGCAGTCTTCCTCATCCACCACACTGATGTAGAAGGGCTGGAACACAGGAGCTGAACCAGACGTTGCTGTTACCATTCCCTCGCTGACTGAAGGATGTGTATTCTGGGAACCTGACCCATCCGTAACTTCAGACAAGTGAAGCTGTTGGAACTGGGATGCACACTCCACCTCGCTGGACAAGATGCTGCTCATCACTTCGTTTAAGCCAAGCATTTGCAGGGAGGCACACGAAGGAGATTCTGCTCCATCACAGGCTCCCCAGTCATCTGCTTCATCACACCAATCCTTTGCAGCAAAGTTCAATTCTtgcttctgagaagaaaaaagcaaaaaacaaacaaacagagaaCGTTGTCAAGATCACCTAATACACTTCACCCTAATACATAATAATCACCCTAATACACTTCAAATGCAGTTTCGTAACTGATGAGAAAACTAAAACCCTAACCTAATGCTTAGtgttattttgccttttttcctcacGGGGTAGTTACTACTATacccacatttctttttcacagcagcacagttacagcaaaacaaaaaatcctcaCAAACAAGAACTCATTGGCTTTTTGAATGGCCTTTGTACACCATGTTGCTGTACCTTGGCTGCTGGCACGACCACTGACAGCTAGTTTGGGTACATTTATCTGAAGCATGGTTACTGCACCACAGGAAAGCTCAAAGGGCAGAATATGGGGCAAAATAATAACGACAATAATAATACCATCATTTTGTCAGAGTATAAGATCATTTACCACAGACCAAAATTTCATATTGCAAATGCACCAGCTGAATAGCCACTTTCTGCCTATCATCACTAGTTTGACAGCCATCCTCCTTTTTCAGTCTTAAGCCAAAATTACCTGTATATTAACAGTAATTGAGTCACACTAATTAAAactgataaaattttaaaaatctacttatattagaaaataaagaaaatgtcttAAAGCTCCAACCCTAAACAGTACAGCACAATCATTTAGagttgaaaaataatgtttaggTAGCTTAAGTAATTAAAGTATTTAACATCAGTTTTGACCATACAGTTGGACTGTGATACCCACTTTAAGACAAAGCTAACATTGATGACAAACAAGAAGTTAATCTTCTAGTAAATAACATGTAGTATTCACAGTGTCAGGAATTCCATGACTTCTCCACGTGACCACATGTATGACTCAAAACTAGCATACACCACTGCTTCTTAGGAAAGGCTATGGTTGCTTAAACAAGCGTATAAAAGCATGAAACTCATCCTACTcagctgcattttcatttcaaaacctCCTCAGTACTGCGCTCCATACGCCACATTGAAACCAATGCCAGAACCCAAGCAGGCAGTTTGTTATACCTGCTTCACGCCGGAATCTCGCGTTTCCTCTCGTGTCTGCAAATACTGGGAGCGCAGCACCTTCCAGCTGTAACAGCCCGTGGAAATACAGACAGACAAGACACGTAAGGGCCAGCCAGCCAGAGCCGAACCGGCATTTATGGGCGGCATCAGTGGAGCCCTGCCCGCGGCCCCCCTCACCTGTGGGGCGCCCACCCCCACCTGCGGGGCGCTCCCCAGAACCCCCTCACCTGCGGGgcgctccccagcaccccctcccgGCACAGGCGAAGACGTTGGCGATGCGGTGGGCGGGGGCCCCCTCCAGCGGGCAGTACACCTGCACCAGGTGCGCCAGCGCGCCCCCGCACACCCCGCAGCAGGGACAGCCGGGGCGCACAGAGGGCACCCAGTCCTGAAATACCAACAGCACGGGCACGGCTGGGTGCGCTCCCGGGCCTCGGCCGGCCGCCGGCCTGCGCGCCCCCGCCGAGCAGGGCCCCGCCCCACCGCCagccccccctccgcccccggcCCTACCGCGGAGCCGCCCAGCTTGTTGGTGGCCCAGGCGGGGCCCTGCCCGGCGCCCCGGCACGGCCCCAGCATGGCGGCATCACGCAGACCCAGCAGCACCGGCGGCCTGGCCGCCATAGCAGCGCCGTCCCGCCCGCCTCCCTACGGCGGCCGCCGGCGGACACGCCCCGCCGCATCGCTCGGGCCCGCCGGCGGCGGAGAGGCGGCTCCCCGTGGAACTGGGGGTGATCCGACCTCCCGCGAGGCGGGGCGGACGGCGGCACCCCCTTTCCGAGCAAAGCTAGGCCAGCGCTCGGTCGCGGTTGTGCTGGGTTTAAATCCGTCGCCTGCGGCGCtgcccgcggggcggggggctgcggcggcggggggggtgACGGGCTGCCCTTGGGTGCCTCCCTGCTTCTGTGGGGCGTCACCCGATGTCACAGAACCCCGCGCGAGCGCGCACACCGGCGCTAACTCCAGATAAAGGAGGTCCTGGAAGAGCACCAGTCCCGTGCTCTGCACGAACACTGACATTTCTAATCTTATGTTTTCACCTTAACAGCGCTCGGGTACAAATGACGAGCAAACCCACATGCCTGCTAAGAAGGGCTTGCCAAGTACAAAGCCAATGTCACCTGAATGTTCTGCTTTTACAAAGCTTGGTTTCAAACATTTAGGTGAACGTGGTTGATACTGAAATTCATAAATTTGCCTAATAGACCAATAAAACAAGCAATTAAAACTCAGTGTTACTTCTTAAAGCTCCACTGGGAAGCAAGAGGGGAATTACATGGAGACCTGCTCAGGTCCTACCAGTCAGCAATGCCTGTTCTTTTCTGTATGTGGGAATCACttgcataaagaaaacaaaatttgaatAATCTGATTGCgagttttcacagaatcatctCAAGGTCATTGCTCCATTCCATTCTGGGATAGGTTGTTCTCCTCAGGTACATGCAGCGTCTCCTGGGGCTTGGGAACCAGTCTCAGGGACCCTGAACAGATGgaccctctgcagagcctcaaCTGCAACCTAATGCCCCCCTGCATCTGGCACTTAGTTCAAGGACATCACAGTACACAGGGGGAATTCTGCTGCAGTGTCTATCCAAGAAAATGAAGGGGGAAACAAAGCAGGGACTAGTGCAGGTCTGAGGCACCAACCCTCACTAGATAAAAGTCAATTAGCACATTAAATTGCCTCTTACTGTGAAAGTCTTTGTGCTCTTTAATGCTCGAATGCTACATTTTTGTCCAATCTTTTTGCAAAAGGAGGATATTTCAGCACCTGCAGAgtaaaaagaatgttttctgtGAGGTCCTATGCTCCTGAATAGTTAataaataaacatataaataaaaggCAATATATGCATCTTACATTTGAAAGCAGAAATCCAAACTGTTACTCCTATTATGTACAGGGCTGCACTGATCCTTTTTTTAGTTAGTAGCAGTGATGGGCTTTTACGGAAAAATATATTGTTCACAACTGCATCAATAAAGAGaatgatggagaaaaaaaagtatcattTTGTTATTTACATATCGGTTTTGCTTGGAAAGAAAATTCGGTTGTCTTCAGCTGTCACACCCAAGTAACCTGTTTTTAGTTTTAATGTATAATGTCAAAGGTAACTGAGTTTCAGCCTTCGTACTGAGTTCCTCTTATGTAATTTTAGTACCACACAAGAGTTTAATACTTAATGCTCAGGACAGAGTGACTTGTTAACCAGTCTCTAACTCTGTTTTCTTAGGGTTGGATGAGTGGCAGGGTCACAATAAGGTTACATGGTAACATTGCAGAAGAACTGACAAGCCAGCACAGTGATACAGAAAAACTGGTTATGGCAACAGATAAAACAGCTACAAAcaaaaggtcagttttgcaAAAAGAAGAGTTTTCTCAGTGACTGCACTTCCTAGAAACGTTGCTGTATTACTTCCTCCAACATGCAGTCCTACCTTCTTGCACCCTGTATTAAAAAATCAGCCAGCTGCTATGAAGTGccttgctgatgacacaaagaACTGCACAAAGCTGGCCAGTTCCATTTTTGCAATTTTAACTCTCCTGCCTGGTATTTGTGAGCCTGCCTGCTTCATAGCCGttcccaggggaaaaaaaaaaagcattaattgTTTACATTCCTGTGCTGAATGGACTTCTACcctgaaacacaggaacagaCCACAAGGAGGGCAGGGAATGTTCCTGTTCAGATTCTTCAGGTGCAGTATTATTCTTCAAGTGCACTGCTGTGAAGTCCTGCAAAAGCCAAGCAAGTGTCGTACAATGTTTTTGCTTCAAGTTATCTTAGTCTTAGAGAAGGATTTATTCTGTCTTATAAAACAGAGAACAGCACTAGCTACCATTTTCAGAGTTATGTTTACAATCTCTTTTGCCGTTTGTTCTTTTAAGCGCTGACCCACTGCAGCTGCATCAGGTTTTTCACAGCCAGTGTAGTTGCAAATCTCTGCAATCAGTGTAACAAAAGacagacaatttttttctattaactATGCTGCTTACTCCTCCATGGGCAGTACTTTCTTTAGCAACTGAGTCACAGTGAACAGTCATCAGCTACACTGTGCTGGGAATGCTAAGGAATTTTTTAGAACTCCCAATTCCTTCCATCACAGCTGAAGACCAGAGTCATGTTTCCTGTAGAAGCTGTGACATAAATAAGTTACAAAAGCATGCACAATACTGATTATTTACAATTTTGAACAAAGCAGTACCATAAATGGGTGCGCAAATGGATTTTTTCATAGGGAGCATCAACGTGTAGAAAGATACAATATTAAAAGGTCAGTAATAATATTGAATATCATTAAAATGCTAACATGTGGAACAATATACATTTACTTTACTTACTTTAGCTTGTTTTTCAGGGTCAGTTATCATGGTCCGTCTACAACTCCACTCTCTGAGTTATCTCTGTGGAACAAATCCTTTGCCAGAGGAGAGGTGACCTGAGAAGCAGGAGTGGCATACAACAAACATACTTGGCCATCAGCTTAGAAAGGCAATTAAGGAAATTATGTataattaatacatttttaaaaaagattaagtGTTCTATTGTCAGAATGTGAAAACCAGagcaacagcagcataatattCTTGATAATATTGATAATATTCTTGCTGAATATTATCAACTAAATACACTGCTAAGGATTTCTTCAAATACAGGTGCACTGTgcatacatttatatttaatgtATATGGACTGTTACCTTAAGCCAAACTGGGCATCTGTACCAAATGACCATTAATACTaaagatacaaaataaaacGTGGTTTAGAGCATAATGTAGGAATCTGCTACTTAAAGGCAACTGGTATGTTGTCGCCCTAGTATTATCCCTTTCTTAACTGTTTGAAAGCATACCATTCCTTATATTTGGGGTTTTAAAGTAGGCAGATGGACAGAACACTTCTTCTCACACAGTCAGAAACTACTTTGGTGTCATATGTGCCTAATAAAATAACGGGCCTCACTTTTCCACAGCAGTTATACCTATGATTTTGCATTCACAAACACATgggattttttctgtcttgttcaAGGTAATGATTTTTGTGAACCTACAAGGACAGAAACACTAATTCAACAAACCAGTTACGGACCTAAAGGCTACTTCAGATCAAAacaggggaagaaataaaatgtccaGTGTGCTCCGTATGCCACATTAAGAAATACGTCACAGAACTAGCAGTAGGGTTGAATACTGTTTCTGCAATTAGCTCTTACTTAATGATGGCTTTTTACAAGTAATGGTAATGACTAGTATTTTTTGCAAGTTatggaaaaaatgcacaaaagatGATAGGCAGGCAGAGGCTCAGTGTAGATCACACTGCTCAAGGTCCACTGATGTGTAAAAGCAAGCCCCCATGAACCCAgaggtgaggaggaagaagacgACATCCTCAAGAAATCAACACCTGCAGGCAGGAACGTGGGCTGCCATTGTGTCACTGTGACAGCCCCTCCCAGGAAGACTAGCCATAGactgtgggatgctgggggaGGTGAGAGGGTGAGCTCAACACCAGTTAGAGCTGATTTATTGCTGTTTGTTTATTGTTATGAGTAAAGTTCTTATAGATTCTTGGATGCTTATGTTGTGTGTTCCTTTGTGCCTGGCAAGCACATCTTGCTATTCATGGAACTTTGCAAAAAAGCCACTCCACTACTTGTATGCCCTGATCCATTCCAGATATGCCAAAAATGTGGTCACAGCTGCTAGTGCCCCTGAAAGGAGGAAGGCTGGGGGTGCATGCTTTTCAGATCAGCAGGTCTTCCCTTTGTGGGCCCATGGACAATGTTGAGCTAACAACATGCAGTGACCAACATCATACTTTGCTCTCCCCTCTGTCTCAGAGGGTGTCTGTCCTGCCAGCAATACTTCCTCCCTCCAGCCAGTGAATTGTGAATTCTTTGCCAGGAAGGGCTGAA
This genomic interval carries:
- the PDCD2L gene encoding programmed cell death protein 2-like isoform X1, which produces MAARPPVLLGLRDAAMLGPCRGAGQGPAWATNKLGGSADWVPSVRPGCPCCGVCGGALAHLVQVYCPLEGAPAHRIANVFACAGRGCWGAPRSWKVLRSQYLQTREETRDSGVKQKQELNFAAKDWCDEADDWGACDGAESPSCASLQMLGLNEVMSSILSSEVECASQFQQLHLSEVTDGSGSQNTHPSVSEGMVTATSGSAPVFQPFYISVVDEEDCTGFLDTDHADKLLKEYQQREGVDLEQLMSESFAGEGDNEKYEKSEVKSRDHTFHKFMKRISVCPEQILRYSWGGQPLFITCPPANINKGIPACSNCGSNRIFEFQLMPALVSMLQSDSDLSVEFGTAIVYTCERSCWPTNHQTPLEEFIFVQEDPDQQLFK
- the PDCD2L gene encoding programmed cell death protein 2-like isoform X2 codes for the protein MRRGVSAGGRRREAGGTALLWRPGRRCCWVCVMPPCWGRAGAPGRAPPGPPTSWAAPRWKVLRSQYLQTREETRDSGVKQKQELNFAAKDWCDEADDWGACDGAESPSCASLQMLGLNEVMSSILSSEVECASQFQQLHLSEVTDGSGSQNTHPSVSEGMVTATSGSAPVFQPFYISVVDEEDCTGFLDTDHADKLLKEYQQREGVDLEQLMSESFAGEGDNEKYEKSEVKSRDHTFHKFMKRISVCPEQILRYSWGGQPLFITCPPANINKGIPACSNCGSNRIFEFQLMPALVSMLQSDSDLSVEFGTAIVYTCERSCWPTNHQTPLEEFIFVQEDPDQQLFK